The DNA segment GTTAATGGCATAGGAGATCAGGAACGGCTCGATGCCCATCTTATAGAGCCGGCTTACGGCGCTCGGTGCATCGTTAGTGTGCAACGTTGAGAACGTGAGGTGACCCGTGTTGGCCAGTTTGATTGCCAGTTCAGCGGTCTCTTTGTCACGCATCTCACCAACCATAACGATGTCAGGGTCATGGCGCAGGATAGCGCGGAGCGCCTGCTCGAGATTCAACTTGTGGTTCAGCTTGATCTGACGAACACCCTTGATGATGTACTCGACAGGATCTTCAACCGTCAGCACATTGACATCGGGTGTTACCACCTGGTGGAGCGCGGCAACCAGGGTGGTGCTCTTACCCGAACCCGTAGGTCCGGTCAGGATCACCATGCCATGAGGTTGACGAATAGCTTTGTCGAAACGCTCCAGTGCAACGTCCAGCATTCCGAGCTTGCGCAGATCTGTGAGCACCTTACGGTCGTCGAGCACACGAATTACGATGCTTTCGGCCCGCACATCCGCTCGCTCGGTCGCAATCGGCAGGACGGACACACGAAATCGGATGAGAGCGTCATCGATGCGACGCTGAACAAACCCGTCCTGCGCCGCGTCGCGCTCGAATCGATCAACGTTAACCGAGTTGTCCTTGACGACCGCCAGAAACGCCTCGGGGTGTACTTTTTCCTCGGTA comes from the Rhodothermales bacterium genome and includes:
- a CDS encoding type II/IV secretion system protein, which gives rise to ENQYLQRLTDDPFAEDLGTSYQDVEGDLIDEEALEAEISRSTLINLFEASLIEAVRQGASDLHIYPNARRQVEIHFRIDGRLRKWHTEEKVHPEAFLAVVKDNSVNVDRFERDAAQDGFVQRRIDDALIRFRVSVLPIATERADVRAESIVIRVLDDRKVLTDLRKLGMLDVALERFDKAIRQPHGMVILTGPTGSGKSTTLVAALHQVVTPDVNVLTVEDPVEYIIKGVRQIKLNHKLNLEQALRAILRHDPDIVMVGEMRDKETAELAIKLANTGHLTFSTLHTNDAPSAVSRLYKMGIEPFLISYAINLIVAQRLIRTVCPTCKKVNDSPDRILMKSIGFTEAEMDETTFYSASYDKGCRTCKGIGFKGRRALCETLYFSPAIRHMVVEAGEAIDEDAIRELAMAEGMLTLQDSAREIVKMGETTVEEMIRVTASE